A single genomic interval of Pseudomonadota bacterium harbors:
- a CDS encoding glycoside hydrolase family 3 N-terminal domain-containing protein, giving the protein MSPNSVEAKKPRPIIMAIPDPVLTDEVRAVIEDVRPMGFILFNRKQKGNNCVSADQVGKLVSDLAELSPTNPPLIFIDQEGGRVARIRWDVVLPPASDFGKAYDVNPEEALEWARLGGFISAVQLSRYGITANCAPVADVAHDIMHNVIGDRAYHTDPAVVSKLCSAVISGHMAGGVWPVIKHAPGHGRAAVDSHVELPVVNASAEELDVDALPFKENAMCPFVMTAHIEYPALDKACATNSQHILQNVIQKEWGMRGLIVSDDVGMDALEGTVPERITNALNAGCDLVLECSADIETMKTLTAVPEASEELMQKLEKLPSLVRADGETVKESLTRYLVLTEKYTATKTAGSDPTLYSSSA; this is encoded by the coding sequence ATGAGCCCCAACTCTGTAGAGGCGAAAAAGCCTCGTCCAATTATTATGGCCATTCCAGATCCTGTGCTCACTGATGAGGTGAGGGCAGTGATTGAAGATGTGCGTCCTATGGGTTTTATTCTGTTTAACCGTAAGCAGAAGGGCAATAACTGTGTGAGTGCTGATCAGGTTGGTAAGCTTGTTTCAGATCTTGCAGAGCTGTCTCCAACAAATCCTCCTCTTATTTTTATTGACCAAGAAGGCGGCCGTGTGGCGCGTATCCGTTGGGATGTTGTGCTTCCACCTGCGTCTGATTTTGGTAAGGCATATGACGTGAATCCTGAAGAAGCGCTAGAATGGGCGCGCCTTGGTGGGTTCATCTCAGCAGTGCAGCTGTCTCGTTACGGTATCACGGCAAACTGTGCGCCTGTGGCTGATGTTGCACATGACATTATGCACAACGTGATTGGGGATCGTGCGTATCATACTGATCCTGCAGTTGTCTCTAAGCTCTGCTCAGCCGTAATTAGTGGCCATATGGCTGGCGGCGTTTGGCCTGTGATTAAGCATGCACCAGGTCACGGCCGTGCGGCTGTCGATTCTCACGTGGAACTGCCTGTGGTGAATGCGAGCGCGGAAGAGCTAGACGTTGATGCTCTACCGTTTAAAGAAAATGCTATGTGCCCATTTGTCATGACGGCGCACATTGAATATCCGGCTTTAGATAAGGCTTGCGCGACAAATTCTCAGCATATTTTACAGAATGTGATTCAGAAAGAGTGGGGCATGAGAGGGCTTATTGTGAGTGATGATGTTGGTATGGACGCGCTTGAAGGCACTGTGCCTGAGCGCATTACAAATGCACTGAATGCGGGCTGTGATCTTGTACTTGAGTGCTCTGCTGATATTGAAACAATGAAGACACTTACAGCTGTGCCAGAAGCCTCAGAAGAGTTGATGCAAAAGCTTGAAAAGCTTCCAAGCCTTGTGCGTGCAGATGGGGAGACTGTCAAAGAGTCTCTGACACGTTATCTTGTACTCACTGAAAAATACACAGCAACTAAAACTGCTGGTAGCGATCCGACATTATATAGTTCTTCGGCATAA
- a CDS encoding YdcF family protein: MKDVITALILPPGLFLVLMVLALIFWRKKALGRVFLIMSIGLFWIFSTEAFGRFLSTAIIANVETERFNDVDTEEVDLIVVLTGGMRYVGDVGWQPRHESYKRGAVALTLQNHLGSRVPVMLSGGHTEGLKHPSEAAVLKAQFDTLRAQVTPVVLEEASTNTYESALQIAHEVRTRNVRRFFLVTDEVHMARALATYRGRGLDPIPFPVFTLERGPAKLSHFFPSVYGINITHDALYEVLGIMKYALTDKLRLADL, encoded by the coding sequence ATGAAAGATGTAATTACCGCACTGATTTTGCCTCCAGGCCTGTTTTTGGTTCTGATGGTTCTCGCGCTTATTTTCTGGCGTAAAAAGGCTCTTGGCCGCGTTTTCCTTATCATGAGCATTGGATTGTTTTGGATTTTCTCGACAGAAGCTTTTGGCCGTTTTCTTTCAACAGCGATTATCGCGAATGTAGAAACAGAACGCTTTAACGATGTGGATACAGAAGAGGTTGACCTGATTGTTGTGCTGACTGGCGGTATGCGTTACGTAGGCGATGTTGGCTGGCAGCCTCGTCATGAAAGCTACAAGCGTGGTGCCGTTGCACTCACACTGCAAAACCATCTTGGTAGCCGTGTGCCTGTTATGCTGAGTGGTGGCCATACAGAAGGCCTTAAACATCCATCAGAAGCAGCGGTGCTTAAAGCACAGTTTGATACACTGCGTGCTCAAGTTACACCTGTTGTACTAGAAGAAGCGTCTACAAATACTTATGAGAGTGCTTTGCAGATTGCACATGAAGTGCGTACACGTAATGTGCGTCGCTTTTTCCTTGTGACAGATGAGGTCCATATGGCGCGCGCGCTTGCAACGTATCGTGGTCGTGGTTTGGATCCTATTCCTTTCCCAGTGTTTACTTTGGAGCGTGGCCCTGCAAAACTTTCTCACTTCTTCCCATCAGTTTATGGTATTAACATTACGCACGATGCGCTGTATGAGGTGTTGGGTATTATGAAATACGCCCTTACAGATAAACTACGTCTTGCTGATTTATAA
- the tatA gene encoding twin-arginine translocase TatA/TatE family subunit, giving the protein MFGLGATELIIILLIVLVLFGAGKLPRVMSDFGKGIKSFKEGVNGKEPAEDDIEDKPTKKTNKKK; this is encoded by the coding sequence ATGTTCGGACTTGGAGCAACTGAGCTCATCATCATTCTATTGATTGTACTCGTACTCTTTGGCGCTGGTAAGCTGCCACGTGTGATGTCTGATTTTGGTAAGGGGATTAAGTCTTTCAAAGAAGGCGTAAATGGCAAAGAGCCTGCGGAAGATGATATCGAAGATAAGCCAACTAAAAAAACAAACAAGAAAAAATAA
- a CDS encoding twin-arginine translocase TatA/TatE family subunit, whose product MFGVGLLELGLIMVVALLVVGPRHMPEALRMLGQTVRSVQAFWADIKNALNAEPETLEGPQMEPLDKKKDGEEKPL is encoded by the coding sequence ATGTTTGGCGTTGGGCTTCTTGAACTTGGTTTAATTATGGTTGTGGCTCTGCTTGTGGTTGGGCCGAGGCACATGCCAGAAGCACTACGCATGTTGGGACAGACAGTCAGAAGTGTTCAGGCCTTTTGGGCAGATATTAAAAATGCTCTGAATGCTGAGCCTGAAACGTTAGAGGGGCCACAAATGGAGCCTCTCGATAAGAAAAAAGACGGAGAGGAGAAGCCTCTCTAA
- a CDS encoding site-2 protease family protein, whose amino-acid sequence MNIDIQAFIQFLSVGAIPILLAITLHEAGHAYAALKQGDKTAWMLGRVSFNPIRHIDPIGTLAIPMALLVVGAPFLFGYAKPVPVNFRNLKDTLWSPIIVAICGPLANLILILATVAVMYCIEFVPSSGAKQWLIQSCLMSLQINVVLMIFNLIPILPLDGGRILSAVLKGPIGYWYASTERYGMFVLLGLIMIPVGGQPILWQVMGPIMQQVFAVISVLAPRIVLG is encoded by the coding sequence ATGAATATTGATATTCAAGCATTTATCCAATTTCTATCAGTTGGAGCGATTCCAATTCTTCTTGCAATTACACTGCATGAAGCTGGGCATGCTTACGCAGCACTTAAACAAGGCGATAAAACAGCTTGGATGCTGGGTCGTGTAAGCTTTAACCCAATTCGCCATATTGATCCTATTGGTACACTCGCTATCCCAATGGCACTTTTGGTTGTAGGCGCGCCTTTCTTATTTGGGTATGCAAAGCCAGTACCTGTGAACTTTAGAAACTTAAAGGATACACTCTGGAGCCCAATTATTGTGGCCATTTGTGGCCCTCTGGCAAACTTGATTTTGATTCTTGCAACCGTTGCAGTGATGTATTGCATTGAATTTGTGCCTTCAAGTGGAGCGAAGCAGTGGCTCATTCAAAGTTGTCTCATGTCTTTGCAGATTAATGTGGTGCTTATGATCTTTAACCTTATTCCAATTTTGCCACTCGATGGTGGCCGTATTCTAAGTGCTGTGCTGAAAGGGCCGATTGGTTACTGGTATGCGTCAACCGAGCGTTACGGTATGTTTGTGCTACTGGGTCTTATTATGATTCCAGTGGGTGGGCAGCCGATTTTGTGGCAAGTGATGGGCCCAATTATGCAGCAGGTATTTGCAGTGATTTCTGTGCTTGCACCACGCATTGTGCTGGGGTAG